The following proteins come from a genomic window of Gynuella sunshinyii YC6258:
- a CDS encoding CDP-alcohol phosphatidyltransferase family protein, whose translation MRLIGIYNAPAWVTMLGLSSAVCSCFLALTGHHAFALTALIWAGIFDLFDGMVARKCRPTMEQSRLGMHLDSIVDVISFGITPAIIVTSLHTTGWSLVIAVFYVCAAAQRLTYFNVMQEDSPQPLQFYLGLPVTFAALIFGVGLAFMRFLPDAMNIYYANGLLLITGLLFITPFKMPKPKGTVYLFMPTLAVLFTGFWIWQGIYGGNHFV comes from the coding sequence ATGAGACTCATCGGTATTTATAACGCTCCGGCATGGGTCACCATGCTGGGCCTGAGTTCGGCCGTGTGCAGCTGTTTTCTGGCCTTGACCGGGCATCATGCCTTTGCACTGACAGCCCTGATCTGGGCAGGCATCTTTGATCTATTCGATGGCATGGTGGCACGTAAATGCCGGCCGACGATGGAGCAGTCCCGGCTGGGCATGCACCTGGATTCCATCGTCGACGTAATCAGCTTCGGCATCACACCGGCCATAATTGTCACCAGCCTGCATACAACCGGCTGGAGTCTTGTTATCGCAGTATTTTATGTCTGTGCTGCTGCCCAACGGCTGACATACTTTAACGTCATGCAGGAAGACAGCCCGCAACCATTGCAATTTTATCTCGGTCTGCCGGTGACCTTTGCCGCGCTTATTTTTGGTGTTGGCCTGGCGTTCATGCGTTTTCTCCCCGACGCAATGAATATTTACTATGCCAACGGTTTGCTGTTGATCACCGGTCTGTTGTTTATCACCCCATTCAAAATGCCCAAACCCAAAGGCACGGTCTACCTGTTCATGCCGACACTGGCAGTCCTGTTTACCGGCTTCTGGATATGGCAGGGGATCTATGGAGGAAATCATTTTGTCTGA
- a CDS encoding CDP-archaeol synthase codes for MSEVIITALWLMVPLILSGSFHMLVVRKNWLSSWAIPIHVRAFGRNKTWRGVVVMILGTIPGTVLLNLAAPLAGNLILVDITQVHPLLLGALLGLGYVIAELPNSYLKRRLNIPPGQQASRHAFWFTLLDQADSAIGCALVYAILTDIPIAVFMWIILLGPLVHLIANVALYSAGLRKHPF; via the coding sequence TTGTCTGAAGTCATCATCACCGCACTGTGGCTTATGGTGCCACTCATTTTATCCGGTTCGTTCCACATGCTGGTGGTCAGGAAGAACTGGTTGTCATCCTGGGCAATCCCCATTCATGTGCGCGCTTTTGGCCGCAATAAAACCTGGCGTGGAGTCGTGGTTATGATTCTGGGCACCATTCCTGGCACCGTTCTGCTCAACCTGGCTGCGCCTCTGGCCGGGAATCTTATTCTGGTTGATATCACCCAGGTGCATCCATTGCTTCTCGGAGCACTGCTTGGACTCGGCTATGTCATCGCGGAACTCCCCAACTCTTACCTTAAACGCCGGCTGAATATTCCTCCCGGACAACAGGCATCGCGTCATGCTTTCTGGTTCACACTACTGGATCAGGCAGATTCCGCCATCGGTTGTGCCTTGGTATATGCCATCCTCACCGATATACCGATTGCAGTATTTATGTGGATCATCCTGCTCGGCCCGCTGGTGCATTTAATCGCCAACGTTGCACTGTACAGCGCTGGCCTGCGAAAACATCCTTTCTAA